One Salvia splendens isolate huo1 chromosome 1, SspV2, whole genome shotgun sequence genomic window, TAGAGCATAATCCTTAGTctgtttaaggtacttgagtatgttctttacggaagtccaatgtccttggcccggattcgactgatatcatgccaccatgccaacagcaaagcaaatatcaggtctcgtacaaagcatagcatacatgagacttccaactgccgaagcatgtggaatccttctcatttcttgtatctcagacggcgttttcgggcacatctcttgagatagatggatgccatgtctaaaaggtaagaaacctttcttggcgtcctgcatgctaaagcgactaagtactgtgttgatgtaaggttcttgagataagcacaacatcttcttttctcgattccgaagaaccttgataccgaggatgtgtcccgcgtctcccatatccttcatgtcgaACTGATTTGACAACCAAGTTgttactgatgacaacatctttttattgtttccaattagaagaatgtcatctacatataaaactaagaacacaacattccCTTTTCCAGtcttcttatacacgcagctttcatttgggcattttttgaatccaaactttcgaatagtttgatcgaaacactggttccatgatctagatgcttgcttaaggccataaatagccttcttaagcttccaaaccatatgttccttgccctttatggcatatccctcggtttgttccatgtagatggtctcctcaagactgccgttgaggaacgcagtcttaacgtccatctgccatacatcccaatccatataagctgctatacaCAACAgcatccggatcgatttgagcatggccaccggggagaaattctcgtcataatcgacaccttccttttgggtataccccttggccactagtcttgccttaaagactttagcTCGTCCAtcggtccacgtttacgtttgtatatccacttgctcccaatggcagtccAGCCTTCGGGTatgacggacaaatcgtagaagTCTTTGtttatcatagattgtagttttGAATCCATTGCTCTCACCCATTcacaatgatcgacatctgtcagcacctctgcaaagttccagggatctaatacattgctgtccgaggagtgatccatggaTTCCCCCAAATCAATATATCTATCTGGCTCatgagagaccctcccactgcggcgcggcactacaatgcttggagtagaagttgatgtttctggaattgtttgtacactaggtacgggttcttggttaatggaaattgtgacagaagttagctcatctagatccacttcactgctggatttatgattcattacatagtcttcctctaagaatgtcgcgtgagtactcacaataactttcttatctcggagactaaagaattcataagctttcaaTCATttagggtaccctataaacaaacatacctccgtccttgatcatagcttagttggatcattttccaatacatgagtcgggcaaccccaaatcttgtgatgtgctagattgggcttgcgcccagtccacaactcataaggagtagtaggcacTGATTTTGACGGTAAGTTGTCTAATATATGGCCTGCGGAAAGCAACGCATGTCCCCAGAACGAAAcaggtagccgtgcataactcatcatcgaccggaccatgttaacaaggtcctgttccttctttcagccacgtcGTTCTgttggggcgtgcccggcgcagtcagttgggattcaattcccgactccgataagtagtccaaaaacttaGCACTGAGGTACTCTCCTCcgcgatcagatcgcaggcGTTTGATACTCTTTCCAAAGGGGGGCCTGGGAACAAGAAGAAACAGAAGAAACATCCCAAAGGAGTTTCGGATGCCCAGCCACCGAGGGCCGAGACCATCCCACCGAAGGCCGAGACCGAGGGCCTAGCGAAGACAATGGCCGACGGACGAGACCATCCAACCGATGCCGACACCCGACGAGGCCGACCCGAGACCTGACAGAGCCGTGCCGTTAGGGATGGGGAACCCGGCAGTACACGTAAATCCAAGTCCCAATCCCGGTCAAGAAAAAGGGATGTCACCCCTCCCCACTGGGAGGATGGATTAGAAACTGATCCCGTGGTGTCCCAATGATCGTCGCCACATGGAACATAAGGGGACTGCAGCAACTCCCCACACAAGCTGCAATCGTCGATTTTGTGAGAACATGCAGAATCGACgtcatgggtcttttggaaacGAAGTTCACGAAGGAGAACTACACCTTCTTTCTTGAGAACTACTTCAGAGATTGGAAAGCCGTGGACAACTTCGAGATGATCGAAAACAGTCGGATGCTTCTAATCTGGAATCCAAGCAGAGTGGAACTCGAGCCGATCAAAGTGGAAGAACAAGCCATCTACGCCAAAATCAGGTGCTTGACTTCCAATAACTCATTTCACTTTGTCCTTGTTTATGGTTTACACACTGTTGCGGATAGACGACCCCTATGGGACTCGTTAGTTGAGCAGGTGGTGCAGGATGAACCGACACTTGTTAGCGGCGACTTCAACAACGTGCTCGCCGATGATGAGAGAGTAGGGGGCATCGTACCAACCGAATATGAGATAAAGAACATGGTGGACACGTGTGCCTTGCTTGGTTTGGAAGACATCATGTCTACGGGATGCAAGTACACTTGGACAAACCATGCCATATCGAGCAAGATTGATAGGGCCATGATCAACGACGCTTGGTACACCAAATGATACTTGGCTAGTACGGAGTTTTTGCCATCGGGACCGTACACAGACCACTCACCGACCGTCACTACCCTCTTTGGTAACATTGTCTCGTACCCAAAGCCATTTAAATTCTTTAACTTCTGGCTCAAGCATGCAGGCTTCAATAAGCTCGTGGAGGATAATTGGGCTACCAACATCCGAGGGAAGGCTCAATATGTACTCGCCGAACACGGGAAGGAATTCAAGAAGCATCTCAAGGAGTTCAACTTCAAGGAATTCAGTGAGCTCTCAAAAAGGGCCAAGGAGGCCGGGGAAAAGCTTGAGCTGATGCAAAAACAGGCGGACAGGGACACATCAGACCTTGCCCTTCGGGTCCGGATCACCAACCAGAAGAAGAAGACTGCTTATCTTGAGAATTCCGAAAGGGAGTATTATAAGCAAAAAGTCAAATTCAAGCATTTACTCCTCAGTGATCGCAGTACTTCATTCTTCCATTCACTTGTTAATCGGAACAACTCACGCAATTATATTGCATTCCTCTACATGAGAGATGGCACCATCATTAGGGATCAAGAGGAAATTATTAGCGAGTTCGTGGACTTCTACTCGACTCTCTTGGGTACCAAGAAGGAGCCGGATCCCATCAAGATGTATATCATTAGGCAAGGCCCCCTTGTGAGCGAGGAGGACAGTAGGGACATGGTGGGACCCATCACGGCCGACGAGATCAAAGATGCCTTGTTCGACATTGGGAACGACAAGGCGCCGCCCCGATGGCTACTCCTCGGCATTCTTCAAAAAGCAATGGGAGCGAGTGGGCAAAGATGTGGTTGATGCCGTTAAGGAATTCTTTGAAACATGCCAATTGTTGAAGAACTTCAACACTACGATGATTTCACTCATTCCGAAGACGTCAATCAACCCAACGGTGGGCGACTACCGACCAATATCCTGTTGCAATGTCTTCTACAAGATCATCACGAAGATCCTTTCGAGGAGGATGGCACCGCTACTGGACAAGCTTGTGAACAAGGCACAATCGGCATTCATCCCGGGGAGACACATAATGGACAACATCCACCTTGCACAAGAGCTTATGCGAGGGTATGCGGACAAGAAGAATGCTCCAAAATGTACGGTCAAGATTGAT contains:
- the LOC121764587 gene encoding uncharacterized protein LOC121764587, giving the protein MIVATWNIRGLQQLPTQAAIVDFVRTCRIDVMGLLETKFTKENYTFFLENYFRDWKAVDNFEMIENSRMLLIWNPSRVELEPIKVEEQAIYAKIRCLTSNNSFHFVLVYGLHTVADRRPLWDSLVEQVVQDEPTLVSGDFNNVLADDERVGGIVPTEYEIKNMVDTCALLGFNKLVEDNWATNIRGKAQYVLAEHGKEFKKHLKEFNFKEFSELSKRAKEAGEKLELMQKQADRDTSDLALRVRITNQKKKTAYLENSEREYYKQKVKFKHLLLSDRSTSFFHSLVNRNNSRNYIAFLYMRDGTIIRDQEEIISEFVDFYSTLLGTKKEPDPIKMYIIRQGPLVSEEDSRDMVGPITADEIKDALFDIGNDKAPPRWLLLGILQKAMGASGQRCG